One window from the genome of Enterobacter pseudoroggenkampii encodes:
- the queD gene encoding 6-carboxytetrahydropterin synthase QueD yields MSTTLFKDFTFEAAHHLPHVPEGHKCGRLHGHSFMVRLEITGEVDPHTGWIMDFAELKAAFKPTYDRLDHYYLNEIPGLENPTSEVLAKWIWDQMKPLVPLLSAVMIKETCTAGCVYRGE; encoded by the coding sequence ATGTCCACCACACTGTTTAAAGATTTCACCTTCGAAGCCGCCCACCACCTTCCGCATGTTCCAGAAGGACATAAATGCGGCCGTCTGCACGGGCATTCGTTCATGGTGCGTCTTGAGATCACCGGTGAAGTTGATCCGCATACCGGTTGGATCATGGATTTTGCCGAGCTGAAGGCGGCGTTTAAGCCGACCTACGATCGTCTGGATCACTACTACCTGAATGAGATCCCGGGCCTTGAAAACCCGACCAGTGAAGTGCTGGCAAAATGGATTTGGGATCAGATGAAGCCGCTGGTACCGCTGCTGAGCGCGGTGATGATCAAAGAGACCTGCACGGCAGGCTGCGTGTATCGCGGAGAGTGA
- the cysC gene encoding adenylyl-sulfate kinase, whose protein sequence is MAAHDENVVWHPHPVTVAQREQLHGHRGVVLWFTGLSGSGKSTVAGALEEALHQQGVSTYLLDGDNVRHGLCSDLGFSDDDRKENIRRVGEVASLMADAGLVVLTAFISPHRAERQMVRERVGQDRFIEVFVDTPLEICEARDPKGLYKKARAGELRNFTGIDAVYEAPESPEIHLEGQQLVTNLVSQLLDLLRRDDIIRS, encoded by the coding sequence ATGGCCGCCCATGATGAGAACGTCGTCTGGCATCCTCATCCGGTGACCGTCGCCCAGCGCGAACAGCTCCACGGTCACCGTGGGGTTGTGCTGTGGTTTACCGGGCTGTCCGGCTCGGGTAAATCAACGGTGGCGGGCGCGCTGGAAGAGGCATTGCATCAGCAGGGCGTAAGCACGTACCTGCTGGATGGTGACAACGTGCGTCACGGCCTGTGCAGCGATTTAGGGTTTAGCGACGACGACCGTAAAGAGAACATCCGCCGGGTGGGCGAAGTGGCCAGCCTGATGGCGGACGCCGGGCTGGTGGTGCTGACCGCGTTTATCTCTCCGCACCGCGCCGAGCGCCAGATGGTGCGTGAACGCGTGGGCCAGGATCGCTTTATCGAGGTGTTTGTTGATACGCCGCTGGAGATTTGCGAAGCGCGCGACCCGAAAGGGCTGTACAAAAAAGCGCGTGCCGGAGAACTGCGAAACTTCACCGGAATTGACGCGGTATACGAAGCGCCTGAATCGCCTGAAATTCACCTGGAGGGTCAACAATTGGTAACAAATTTAGTAAGCCAATTATTAGACCTGCTCAGACGGGACGATATTATCAGATCC
- a CDS encoding aminopeptidase has product MFSATRHRIAALALGVCFILPAQAKNQPYGEIATMQARHIATVFPGRMTGSPAEMLSADYLRQQFAGMGYQSDIRSFHSRYVYTSRNKTKNWHNVTGSTVIAAHEGSAKEQIIIMAHLDTYAPMSDADTDNNLGGLTLQGMDDNAAGLGVMLELAERMKDIPTQYGIRFVATSGEEEGKLGAENLLKRMSAEEKKNTLLVINLDNLIVGDKLYFNSGQSTPGTVRKLTRDRALAIARSHGVYAASNPGGNPDYPRGTGCCNDGEVFDKAGIPVLYVEATNWALGKKDGYQQRAKSKAFPDGTSWHNVMLDNQQHIDRALPQRIEHRSRDVVKVMLPLVKELAKAGKA; this is encoded by the coding sequence ATGTTCTCCGCAACGCGCCACCGTATTGCTGCCCTGGCGCTCGGCGTTTGCTTTATTCTTCCTGCCCAGGCAAAAAACCAACCTTATGGTGAAATCGCCACTATGCAGGCGCGGCATATCGCCACCGTCTTTCCTGGCCGTATGACCGGTTCGCCTGCGGAAATGCTCTCCGCGGACTATCTTCGCCAGCAGTTTGCCGGGATGGGCTACCAGAGCGATATCCGGTCGTTTCACAGCCGCTACGTCTATACCTCACGAAATAAAACGAAAAACTGGCATAACGTGACCGGCAGTACGGTTATTGCGGCACATGAAGGTAGCGCAAAAGAGCAAATTATTATTATGGCGCACCTTGATACCTACGCCCCGATGAGTGACGCCGATACGGATAACAACCTCGGCGGGCTGACGCTGCAGGGCATGGACGACAACGCAGCAGGCCTGGGCGTGATGCTCGAACTGGCCGAGCGGATGAAGGATATTCCAACCCAGTATGGTATCCGTTTCGTGGCCACCAGCGGTGAAGAAGAGGGCAAACTCGGCGCTGAGAATCTCCTTAAACGCATGAGCGCTGAGGAGAAGAAAAATACGCTGCTGGTGATCAACCTCGATAACCTGATCGTCGGCGACAAGCTCTATTTCAACAGCGGGCAAAGTACGCCGGGTACCGTGCGGAAACTGACGCGAGATCGTGCGCTGGCGATTGCCCGCAGCCACGGGGTTTATGCCGCCAGCAACCCCGGCGGTAACCCGGATTACCCGCGAGGAACGGGCTGCTGCAACGACGGGGAAGTGTTCGATAAGGCGGGCATTCCGGTGCTGTATGTCGAAGCGACAAACTGGGCATTGGGCAAGAAAGATGGCTATCAGCAGCGGGCTAAATCGAAAGCCTTCCCGGACGGGACAAGCTGGCACAACGTGATGCTGGATAATCAGCAGCACATCGATCGCGCGCTGCCGCAGCGGATTGAGCACCGCAGCCGTGATGTGGTGAAGGTGATGCTGCCGCTGGTGAAGGAGCTGGCGAAAGCGGGGAAAGCCTGA
- the cysH gene encoding phosphoadenosine phosphosulfate reductase: MSVLDLNALNALPKVERILALAETNAHLEKLDAEGRVAWALENLPGDYVLSSSFGIQAAVSLHLVNQIRPDIPVILTDTGYLFPETYQFIDELTDKLKLNLKVYRATESAAWQEARYGKLWEQGVEGIEKYNEINKVEPMNRALKELNAQTWFAGLRREQSGSRATLPVLAVQRGVFKVLPIIDWDNRTVYQYLQKHGLKYHPLWDQGYLSVGDTHTTRKWEPGMAEEETRFFGLKRECGLHEG, from the coding sequence ATGTCCGTACTCGATCTAAACGCGCTTAACGCATTGCCAAAAGTCGAACGCATTCTGGCACTCGCAGAAACCAATGCCCACCTTGAAAAGCTGGACGCCGAAGGGCGCGTGGCGTGGGCGCTGGAAAACCTGCCGGGAGACTATGTGCTGTCGTCGAGCTTTGGTATTCAGGCGGCGGTCAGCCTGCATCTGGTGAATCAGATCCGTCCGGACATTCCGGTGATCCTCACCGATACCGGCTACCTGTTCCCGGAAACCTACCAGTTTATTGACGAGCTGACGGACAAGCTCAAGCTGAACCTCAAAGTTTACCGCGCGACGGAAAGCGCGGCCTGGCAGGAGGCGCGCTACGGTAAGCTGTGGGAACAGGGCGTTGAGGGCATTGAGAAATACAATGAGATCAACAAAGTTGAGCCGATGAACCGGGCGCTGAAAGAGCTCAATGCGCAGACATGGTTTGCTGGCCTGCGCCGCGAGCAGTCCGGCAGCCGGGCAACCTTGCCGGTGCTGGCGGTCCAGCGCGGGGTGTTTAAAGTGCTGCCGATTATCGACTGGGATAACCGGACGGTGTATCAGTATCTGCAAAAGCACGGGCTGAAGTACCATCCGCTGTGGGACCAGGGCTATCTGTCGGTGGGTGACACCCACACCACGCGCAAATGGGAACCGGGAATGGCGGAAGAAGAGACGCGATTCTTTGGGCTGAAGCGCGAGTGCGGGCTGCACGAAGGGTGA
- the cysI gene encoding assimilatory sulfite reductase (NADPH) hemoprotein subunit, translating to MSEKHPGPLVVEGKLTDAERMKLESNYLRGTIAEDLNDGLTGGFKGDNFLLIRFHGMYQQDDRDIRAERAEQKLEPRHAMLLRCRLPGGVITTKQWQAIDKFAGENTIYGSIRLTNRQTFQFHGILKKNVKPVHQMLHSVGLDALATANDMNRNVLCTSNPYESELHAEAYEWAKKISEHLLPRTRAYAEIWLDQEKVATTDEEPILGQTYLPRKFKTTVVIPPQNDIDLHANDMNFVAIAENGKLIGFNLLVGGGLSIEHGNKKTYARTASEFGFLPLEHTLAVAEAVVTTQRDWGNRTDRKNAKTKYTLERVGVETFKAEVERRAGIKFEPIRPYEFTGRGDRIGWVKGIDNKWHLTLFIENGRILDYPGRPLKTGLLEIAKIHKGEFRITANQNLIIAGVPESQKAKIEKLARDHGLMDAVKPQRENSMACVSFPTCPLAMAEAERFLPSFTDKVEAILEKHGIPDEHIVMRVTGCPNGCGRAMLAELGLVGKAPGRYNLHLGGNRIGTRIPRMFRENITEPEILDSIDELVGRWAKEREAGEGFGDFTVRAGIIRPVLDPARDFWE from the coding sequence ATGAGCGAAAAACATCCAGGGCCACTGGTGGTCGAAGGTAAACTGACAGACGCCGAGCGCATGAAGCTGGAAAGCAACTATCTGCGCGGCACCATTGCTGAAGATCTGAATGACGGTCTCACCGGCGGTTTCAAAGGCGACAACTTCCTGCTGATCCGTTTTCACGGCATGTACCAGCAGGACGACCGCGACATCCGCGCCGAGCGTGCAGAACAGAAGCTGGAGCCGCGTCACGCGATGCTGCTGCGCTGCCGTCTGCCGGGCGGGGTGATTACCACCAAACAGTGGCAGGCGATCGACAAGTTTGCCGGTGAAAACACGATCTATGGCAGCATCCGTCTGACTAACCGTCAGACCTTCCAGTTCCACGGTATTCTGAAGAAGAACGTCAAGCCGGTGCACCAGATGCTGCACTCCGTTGGGCTGGACGCGCTGGCGACCGCCAACGACATGAACCGTAACGTGCTTTGCACCTCGAATCCGTATGAATCCGAGCTGCATGCCGAAGCGTACGAGTGGGCGAAGAAGATCTCCGAGCACCTGCTGCCGCGCACGCGCGCCTATGCGGAGATCTGGCTCGATCAGGAAAAAGTCGCCACCACCGACGAAGAGCCGATCCTTGGCCAGACCTACCTGCCGCGTAAGTTTAAAACCACGGTCGTTATTCCACCGCAGAACGATATCGACCTGCACGCCAACGACATGAACTTCGTGGCGATTGCCGAAAACGGCAAGCTGATTGGCTTTAACCTGCTGGTGGGCGGCGGCCTCTCCATTGAGCACGGTAACAAGAAAACCTACGCCCGCACCGCAAGCGAGTTCGGCTTCCTGCCGCTGGAGCACACGCTGGCCGTGGCGGAAGCGGTAGTGACCACCCAGCGCGACTGGGGCAACCGTACCGACCGTAAAAACGCGAAAACCAAATACACCCTGGAGCGCGTGGGCGTTGAGACGTTCAAAGCGGAAGTGGAGCGTCGTGCGGGTATCAAATTCGAGCCGATCCGCCCTTACGAATTCACCGGTCGCGGCGATCGCATCGGCTGGGTGAAGGGCATCGATAATAAATGGCACCTGACGCTGTTTATCGAAAACGGCCGTATTCTGGATTATCCGGGCCGTCCGCTGAAAACCGGTCTGCTGGAAATTGCTAAGATCCATAAAGGCGAGTTCCGCATTACCGCTAACCAGAATCTCATTATTGCCGGCGTGCCGGAGAGCCAGAAGGCGAAGATCGAGAAGCTGGCGCGCGATCACGGGTTAATGGATGCGGTGAAGCCGCAGCGTGAAAACTCAATGGCCTGCGTGTCGTTCCCGACCTGTCCGCTGGCGATGGCCGAAGCGGAGCGTTTCCTGCCGTCATTTACTGACAAGGTAGAAGCGATTCTGGAAAAACACGGTATTCCGGACGAGCATATTGTTATGCGCGTCACCGGCTGCCCGAACGGCTGCGGCCGCGCGATGCTGGCCGAGCTGGGTCTGGTGGGGAAAGCGCCGGGGCGTTATAACCTGCACCTGGGCGGTAACCGAATCGGTACGCGCATCCCGCGTATGTTCCGCGAGAACATCACCGAGCCGGAAATTCTTGATTCCATCGACGAGCTTGTCGGGCGCTGGGCGAAAGAGCGCGAAGCGGGTGAAGGCTTCGGCGACTTTACGGTGCGTGCGGGCATCATTCGCCCGGTGCTCGATCCCGCAAGGGATTTCTGGGAGTAA
- the queE gene encoding 7-carboxy-7-deazaguanine synthase QueE has protein sequence MQYPINEMFQTLQGEGYFTGVPAIFIRLQGCPVGCAWCDTKHTWDKLADREVSLFSILAKTKESDKWGAGSSEDLLAIIGRQGWTARHVVITGGEPCIHDLTPLTELLEKNGYSCQIETSGTHEVRCSHTTWVTVSPKVNMRGGYDVLSQALERADEIKHPVGRVRDIEALDELLATLTDEKQRVIALQPISQKDDATRLCIETCIARNWRLSMQTHKYLNIA, from the coding sequence ATGCAGTACCCGATTAACGAGATGTTCCAGACCCTGCAAGGCGAGGGTTACTTTACCGGCGTTCCCGCTATTTTCATTCGTTTACAGGGATGCCCGGTTGGCTGTGCCTGGTGTGATACCAAACATACGTGGGATAAGCTCGCAGATCGGGAAGTGTCGCTGTTTAGCATTCTGGCGAAAACCAAAGAGAGCGATAAGTGGGGCGCGGGCAGTTCCGAAGATCTGCTGGCCATTATTGGTCGTCAGGGCTGGACGGCGCGCCACGTTGTGATCACCGGCGGTGAACCCTGCATCCACGATCTGACGCCGCTGACCGAGCTGCTCGAAAAGAACGGCTACAGCTGCCAGATTGAAACCAGCGGCACCCATGAAGTGCGCTGTTCACACACGACCTGGGTGACGGTATCGCCAAAAGTGAATATGCGCGGCGGGTATGACGTGCTGTCTCAGGCGCTGGAACGCGCGGATGAGATTAAGCACCCGGTAGGGCGCGTGCGTGATATCGAAGCGCTGGATGAACTGCTGGCCACGCTGACGGATGAAAAGCAGCGCGTCATTGCGCTTCAGCCGATCAGCCAGAAAGATGACGCGACGCGCCTGTGCATTGAAACCTGTATTGCGCGCAACTGGCGCCTGTCGATGCAGACGCACAAGTATCTGAATATTGCATAA
- the cysG gene encoding siroheme synthase CysG: protein MDYLPLFAAIKEKPVLVVGTGEIADRKIAFLQRAGAQVRVVAEADFDESQIDSVVLVIAATEDRDLNRRISEAAQARYRLVNVVDDQPLCSFIFPSIVDRSPLLVAISSGGTAPVLARVLREKIEALLPTSLGRMAEKASYWRNHLKTRLTSVTERRRFWERVFRGRFASLMHAGNETAAQKILEDELDNPGSTGGEIILVGAGPGDAGLLTLRGLQVLQDADVVFYDHLVTDGVRELIRRDAEQICVGKRAGEHSVPQHDTNQMLIDAAKAGKTVVRLKGGDPFIFGRGGEELQAAAEAGVPFQVVPGITAASAVTAYAGIPLTHRDYAQSVTFVTGHYKADSTPFDWSHLAQSRQTLAIYMGTMKAADISEQLIQHGREATTPVAVISRGTRVDQHVATGTLEHLATLAKDAPMPALIVVGEVVQLHSTLAWFQHTTDTEGFGSSVVNLA from the coding sequence GTGGACTATCTGCCCTTATTTGCCGCGATAAAAGAGAAGCCGGTGCTGGTTGTTGGCACGGGTGAAATTGCCGATCGCAAAATTGCGTTTCTGCAGCGCGCAGGGGCGCAGGTGCGGGTAGTAGCAGAAGCGGATTTCGACGAATCACAAATCGACAGCGTCGTGCTGGTGATTGCGGCGACCGAAGATCGCGACCTGAACCGGCGGATTTCCGAGGCCGCTCAGGCCCGCTACCGCCTGGTGAACGTGGTGGACGACCAGCCTTTATGCTCATTTATCTTCCCGTCGATCGTTGACCGTTCGCCGCTGCTGGTGGCGATCTCCTCCGGCGGTACCGCACCGGTGCTGGCGCGCGTGCTGCGGGAAAAAATCGAAGCGCTGCTGCCGACCAGCCTCGGGCGCATGGCGGAAAAAGCCAGCTACTGGCGCAACCATCTGAAAACCCGCCTGACCAGCGTGACGGAACGCCGTCGCTTCTGGGAACGCGTGTTTCGCGGCCGCTTTGCCAGCCTGATGCATGCCGGCAATGAGACGGCGGCGCAGAAAATTCTTGAAGACGAACTGGATAACCCCGGCAGCACCGGCGGGGAGATCATTCTGGTAGGCGCAGGACCGGGCGATGCCGGGCTCCTGACGCTGCGCGGACTGCAGGTGCTGCAGGACGCGGACGTGGTGTTTTACGACCATCTGGTTACCGACGGCGTGCGCGAGCTGATCCGTCGCGACGCGGAGCAAATCTGCGTCGGCAAACGGGCTGGCGAGCACTCGGTGCCGCAGCACGACACCAACCAGATGCTGATTGACGCCGCCAAAGCGGGTAAAACCGTGGTGCGCCTGAAAGGGGGCGATCCGTTTATCTTTGGTCGCGGCGGCGAAGAGCTGCAGGCGGCAGCCGAAGCGGGCGTACCGTTCCAGGTGGTGCCGGGCATTACGGCGGCCTCTGCGGTAACGGCCTACGCCGGTATCCCGCTGACCCACCGCGATTACGCCCAGAGCGTGACCTTTGTGACCGGCCACTACAAGGCCGACAGCACACCGTTCGACTGGTCGCATCTCGCCCAGAGCCGCCAGACGCTGGCGATCTACATGGGCACGATGAAGGCGGCAGATATCAGCGAACAGCTTATTCAGCACGGTCGCGAGGCGACGACGCCCGTTGCCGTCATTTCTCGCGGCACGCGCGTCGATCAGCACGTTGCGACGGGCACCCTGGAACATCTTGCAACCCTGGCGAAAGACGCCCCGATGCCCGCCCTGATCGTGGTGGGAGAAGTGGTGCAGCTGCACAGCACGCTCGCCTGGTTCCAACACACAACCGATACAGAAGGCTTTGGTTCTTCTGTCGTAAATTTGGCTTAA
- the cysN gene encoding sulfate adenylyltransferase subunit CysN translates to MNTTIAQQIANEGGVEAYLHAQQHKSLLRFLTCGSVDDGKSTLIGRLLHDTRQIYEDQLSSLHNDSKRHGTQGEKLDLALLVDGLQAEREQGITIDVAYRYFSTEKRKFIIADTPGHEQYTRNMATGASTCDLAILLMDARKGVLDQTRRHSFISTLLGIKHLVVAVNKMDLVNFSEEKFEEIRQSYLTFAEQLPGNLDIRFVPLSALEGDNVASQSANMPWYSGPTLLEVLETVEIQRVVDTQPMRFPVQYVNRPNLDFRGFSGTLASGSVKVGQRVKVLPSGVESTIARIVTFDGDLQEAGAGEAVTLVLKDEIDISRGDLLVDAQETLAAVQGASVDVVWMAEQPLTPGQSYDIKIAGKKTRARVDGIQFQVDINNLTQREVTELPLNGIGLVDLTFDEPLVLDPYQQNPVTGGLIFIDRLTNVTVGAGMVREPIKQSVVASEFSAFELELNALVRKHFPHWGARDLLGGK, encoded by the coding sequence ATGAACACCACTATTGCTCAACAAATTGCCAACGAAGGCGGCGTGGAAGCCTATCTGCACGCGCAGCAACATAAAAGCCTGCTGCGTTTTCTGACCTGCGGCAGCGTGGATGACGGTAAAAGTACCCTGATTGGCCGCCTGCTGCACGATACGCGCCAGATTTACGAAGATCAGCTCTCTTCCCTGCATAACGACAGTAAACGTCACGGTACCCAGGGGGAAAAACTCGATCTGGCCCTGCTGGTGGACGGCCTGCAGGCGGAGCGTGAGCAGGGCATCACCATCGACGTGGCCTACCGCTATTTCTCTACCGAGAAACGCAAATTTATTATCGCCGACACCCCGGGGCACGAACAGTACACCCGCAATATGGCGACCGGCGCGTCGACCTGCGACCTGGCGATCCTGCTGATGGACGCGCGTAAAGGCGTGCTGGATCAGACCCGTCGTCACAGCTTTATCTCCACGCTGCTGGGGATCAAACATCTGGTGGTGGCGGTCAACAAGATGGATCTGGTGAACTTCAGCGAAGAGAAGTTCGAGGAGATCCGCCAGAGCTACTTGACCTTTGCCGAACAGCTGCCGGGCAATCTGGATATTCGCTTTGTACCGCTCTCGGCGCTGGAAGGGGATAACGTCGCCTCCCAGAGCGCGAACATGCCGTGGTACAGCGGCCCGACGCTGCTGGAGGTGCTGGAAACCGTTGAAATTCAGCGCGTGGTCGACACCCAGCCGATGCGCTTCCCGGTGCAGTACGTTAACCGTCCTAACCTCGATTTCCGCGGTTTCTCAGGTACCCTCGCGTCAGGCTCCGTGAAGGTCGGCCAGCGCGTTAAGGTGCTGCCATCCGGCGTGGAATCCACCATCGCCCGCATCGTCACCTTCGACGGTGACCTGCAGGAAGCGGGCGCCGGTGAAGCCGTAACGCTGGTGCTGAAAGACGAGATTGATATCAGCCGGGGCGATCTGCTGGTGGATGCCCAGGAAACCCTGGCGGCCGTACAGGGGGCTTCCGTGGATGTGGTGTGGATGGCGGAGCAACCGCTGACGCCGGGCCAGAGCTACGACATCAAAATTGCCGGCAAGAAAACCCGCGCCCGCGTGGACGGTATTCAGTTCCAGGTGGACATCAACAATCTCACCCAGCGCGAGGTTACCGAACTGCCGCTGAACGGCATTGGTCTGGTCGATCTGACCTTCGACGAACCGCTGGTGCTGGATCCGTATCAGCAGAACCCGGTGACGGGGGGGCTTATCTTTATCGACAGGCTGACCAACGTTACCGTCGGGGCCGGAATGGTCCGCGAACCGATTAAACAGTCTGTCGTGGCGTCTGAATTCAGTGCCTTCGAGCTGGAACTGAACGCGCTGGTGCGTAAACACTTCCCGCACTGGGGCGCACGCGATCTGCTGGGAGGCAAGTAA
- the cysD gene encoding sulfate adenylyltransferase subunit CysD, which produces MDQKRLTHLRQLEAESIHIIREVAAEFSNPVMMYSIGKDSSVMLHLARKAFYPGTLPFPLLHVDTGWKFREMYEFRDRTAKAYGCELLVHKNPEGVAMGINPFVHGSAKHTDIMKTEGLKQALNKYGFDAAFGGARRDEEKSRAKERIYSFRDRFHRWDPKNQRPELWHNYNGQINKGESIRVFPLSNWTELDIWQYIYLENIEIVPLYLAAERPVLERDGMLMMIDDDRIDLQPGEVIKKQMVRFRTLGCWPLTGAVESSAQTLPEIIEEMLVSTTSERQGRVIDRDQAGSMELKKRQGYF; this is translated from the coding sequence ATGGACCAAAAACGTCTTACACACCTGCGGCAGCTCGAAGCGGAGAGTATCCATATCATCCGCGAAGTGGCCGCCGAGTTTTCTAACCCGGTGATGATGTACTCCATCGGTAAAGATTCCAGCGTCATGCTGCATCTGGCGCGTAAAGCGTTTTATCCGGGCACGCTGCCGTTCCCGCTGTTGCACGTGGATACCGGCTGGAAATTCCGCGAGATGTATGAGTTTCGCGACCGTACCGCGAAAGCCTACGGCTGCGAGCTGCTGGTGCATAAAAACCCGGAAGGGGTGGCGATGGGCATTAACCCATTCGTGCACGGCAGCGCCAAGCATACCGATATCATGAAAACCGAAGGGCTGAAGCAGGCGCTGAATAAATACGGTTTTGACGCTGCTTTTGGCGGCGCGCGCCGTGACGAAGAGAAATCCCGCGCCAAAGAGCGTATCTACTCCTTCCGCGACCGCTTCCACCGCTGGGACCCCAAAAACCAGCGCCCGGAGCTGTGGCACAACTACAATGGTCAGATCAACAAAGGCGAAAGCATTCGCGTCTTCCCGCTCTCTAACTGGACCGAGCTGGATATCTGGCAGTACATCTATCTGGAAAACATCGAGATCGTTCCGCTGTATCTGGCCGCCGAGCGCCCGGTGCTGGAGCGCGACGGCATGCTGATGATGATCGACGACGATCGCATCGACCTGCAGCCGGGTGAAGTGATCAAGAAACAGATGGTCCGTTTCCGCACCCTCGGCTGCTGGCCGCTGACCGGCGCGGTGGAATCCAGCGCGCAGACGCTGCCGGAGATCATCGAAGAGATGCTGGTGTCCACCACCAGTGAGCGACAGGGGCGCGTGATTGACCGCGACCAGGCAGGCTCCATGGAGCTGAAGAAACGTCAGGGTTATTTCTAA
- the cysJ gene encoding NADPH-dependent assimilatory sulfite reductase flavoprotein subunit, which produces MTTQAPPSNLLPLNPEQLARLQAATSDFSPTQLAWVSGYFWGMLNQQPGAVAGAPVTAVEIPAITLISASQTGNARRVAEALRDDLLAAKLNVNLVNAGDYKFKQIASEKLLVVVASTQGEGEPAEEAVALHKFLFSKKAPKLDGTAFAVFGLGDTSYEFFCQSGKDFDSRLAELGAERLLDRVDADVEYQTAAAEWRARIVEVLKARVPKETSTQAAFTATGAVNDIHTSPYTKEAPLTASLSVNQKITGRDSEKDVRHIEIDLGDSGLRYQPGDALGIWYQNDPALVKELVELLWLKGDEPVTVDGKTQPLSEALQWHFELTVNTPNIVENYATLTRSESLLPLVGDKAKLQHYAATTPIVDMVRFSPAQLDADALIGLLRPLTPRLYSIASSQAEVESEVHVTVGVVRYDIEGRARTGGASGFLADRVEEEGEVRVFIEHNDNFRLPANPETPVIMIGPGTGIAPFRAFMQQRAADEAPGKNWLFFGNPHFTEDFLYQVEWQRYVKEGVLTRIDLAWSRDQKEKVYVQDKLRAQGAELWRWINDGAHIYVCGDANRMAKDVEQTLLEVIAEFGGMDAEAADEFLSELRVERRYQRDVY; this is translated from the coding sequence ATGACAACACAGGCCCCACCTTCAAATTTGCTTCCTCTGAACCCGGAGCAACTGGCGCGCCTTCAGGCTGCCACCTCTGATTTTTCTCCCACTCAGCTTGCCTGGGTCTCCGGTTATTTCTGGGGAATGCTCAATCAGCAGCCTGGCGCCGTGGCAGGTGCACCGGTAACGGCCGTTGAAATTCCGGCCATTACCCTGATTTCCGCCTCGCAGACGGGCAATGCCCGCCGCGTGGCCGAGGCGCTGCGTGACGACCTGCTGGCCGCCAAACTGAACGTGAACCTGGTCAATGCCGGGGATTATAAATTCAAACAAATCGCGTCAGAAAAACTGCTGGTGGTTGTGGCCTCAACGCAGGGTGAAGGTGAACCCGCAGAAGAAGCGGTGGCCCTGCACAAGTTCCTGTTCTCGAAAAAAGCGCCGAAGCTGGATGGCACGGCGTTTGCCGTGTTTGGCCTGGGCGATACCTCCTATGAATTCTTCTGCCAGTCCGGTAAAGACTTCGACAGCAGGCTGGCGGAACTGGGCGCGGAGCGTCTGCTGGACCGCGTTGACGCGGATGTCGAATACCAGACCGCCGCCGCCGAATGGCGTGCACGCATCGTTGAGGTGTTAAAAGCGCGCGTGCCGAAAGAGACGTCGACGCAGGCCGCGTTCACCGCGACGGGTGCTGTTAACGACATCCACACCAGCCCGTACACCAAAGAGGCGCCGCTGACGGCGAGCCTGTCGGTGAACCAGAAAATTACCGGCCGCGACTCGGAAAAAGACGTGCGCCATATCGAAATCGATCTGGGAGACTCGGGCCTGCGCTATCAGCCGGGCGATGCGCTGGGTATCTGGTATCAGAACGATCCGGCGCTGGTGAAAGAACTGGTTGAGCTGCTGTGGCTGAAAGGCGACGAGCCTGTCACCGTTGACGGCAAAACCCAGCCGCTTTCAGAGGCGCTGCAGTGGCATTTCGAACTGACGGTGAACACCCCGAATATCGTCGAAAACTATGCCACCTTGACGCGCAGCGAATCCCTGCTGCCGCTGGTGGGCGATAAAGCGAAGCTTCAGCATTACGCCGCGACGACGCCGATTGTCGATATGGTGCGCTTCTCTCCGGCTCAGCTGGATGCCGATGCGCTGATCGGTCTGCTGCGCCCGCTCACCCCGCGCCTGTACTCTATCGCCTCTTCCCAGGCTGAAGTGGAGAGTGAAGTGCATGTTACCGTCGGCGTGGTGCGCTACGATATCGAAGGCCGCGCCCGCACGGGTGGGGCATCAGGCTTCCTGGCGGATCGCGTGGAAGAAGAGGGCGAAGTGCGCGTCTTTATCGAGCACAACGACAACTTCCGCCTGCCGGCAAACCCGGAAACCCCGGTCATCATGATTGGCCCTGGCACCGGCATTGCGCCGTTCCGCGCCTTCATGCAGCAGCGCGCGGCAGATGAAGCGCCGGGTAAAAACTGGCTCTTCTTCGGCAACCCGCACTTTACCGAAGATTTCCTCTACCAGGTTGAGTGGCAGCGCTATGTGAAAGAAGGCGTTCTGACCCGCATCGACCTGGCCTGGTCCCGCGACCAGAAAGAAAAAGTATACGTACAAGACAAGCTGCGCGCACAGGGCGCAGAGCTGTGGCGCTGGATCAATGACGGTGCCCACATTTATGTCTGCGGCGACGCCAATCGTATGGCGAAAGACGTTGAGCAGACTTTGCTGGAAGTGATTGCCGAATTCGGCGGTATGGATGCCGAAGCGGCAGACGAATTTTTAAGTGAGCTGCGCGTTGAGCGCCGTTATCAGCGAGATGTCTACTAA